The bacterium DNA window GGCCGACACGGTATCGCCCTCCTCGACCATGACTTCGGCGAGGCGGCCCGTCGCGCGCGCCGCCACCGACGCCTGGTGGCGGGCTTCGACGTAGCCGTTGGTCGTCAGCACGACCCCGCCCTGCTCGGCCGGCCCGCCGCCGCCGCTGCGGGCCGTGGCCACGGTGACCGTGGCGGGCCGCGACACGAAGACCAGCACGGCGATCACGACGGCCGCCGCCAGCAGGAACCAGGGCCAGCGCCGCGGTTTCCGCCGTCCCTGCCGTTCCTCGTCGGAAATGCGCAACTTGCCCAGATCGGCGGATGCCGCGCCGCGTCCGTCAGCCACGGGGCTCACCTTCTTCGTTCGGGGTGCCGGGGCGAATGCCACGGGTCGGGAGGCGATAGTCTAGGCACGGTCCGCGTTCCGGTCAAGCGGGCCCCGACCCGGGTCTAGTAGTCGCTCCCCATCGGCAGGGCCTCCAGCTCGCGCGCCGTGAAGACCGGGCCCTCCTTGCAGACGTAGGTGCCGCCGATGTTGCACCGGCCGCACTTGCCCACGCCGCACTTCATGCGGTTCTCGAGCGTGGTGACGATCTGCCCGGGGGCGAAGCCCAGCTTGTCGAGCACGGGCATCGAGAACTTGATCATGATCGGGGGGCCGCAGACGAAGGCCAGGCCGTTGCCCGACGGCGGGGCGTACTGCTCGAGCGCGGTCGGCACGAAGCCGATCCCGCCCTTCCAGTCGGGGGTCTCGCCGCCGGGATCGACCGTGGTCACCAGCTCCACGTCGCTGCGCGCCGCCCAGTCGTCCAGCTCGTGCTTGTAGACGAGGTCCGCCACGCTGCGCGCGCCGTAGACGATGCGCACGGCCCCGAACTCGTCGCGGCGGTCCAGCACGTTCCAGATCAGGCAGCGCAGCGGCGGCAGGGCGATGCCGCCGACGACGAACAGCAGGTCCTTGCCGCGGTACTCCTCGAGCGGGAAGTGGTTGCCGTACGGCCCGCGGAAGCCGATGACGTCGCCGGCCTCCTTGCGGCGCAGCACCTCGGTCACCTTGCCCACGGCCCGGAAGGTGCACTCGATGTGGTCCTTCCAGGTGGGCGGCGAGGCGATGCAGAAGGTCGACTCGCCCTCGCCGAACGCCGAGTACAGGCCGAACTGGCCGGCCAGGAAGCTGAACGACTCGCGCATCTGCGGCTCGACGAAGCGCAGCTTGAGCGTCTTGACGTCGGGCGTTTCCTGACGGGTCTCGAAGATCTCCATCAGGTGCGGCGTGTAGAGCCTCATCGCGCACCTCCCTGGCCCGCGGGGGCCGCCTCGAACACCTGCAGCACCTCGACGAGGTCCATCCCGGCGGGGCAGGCGTCCACGCACCGGCCGCAGCCGGTGCAGAGCAGGTGGCCGAACTTCTCGGGGTAGTAGACGAACTTGTGATAGATGCGCTGCCGGTAGCGCAAGGACTGGCGGGGTCGCGGGTTGTGGCCCGAGGCGTGCGCCGTGAAGTGGTCGAAGGCGCAGGCGTCCCAGTTGCGCACGCGCTCGCCGCGGCGCCAGTCCCCCTCGTCCACCACGTCGAAGCAGTGGCACGACGGGCAGACGTAGGCGCAGGTGCCGCACCCCACGCACGCGTCCGACAGCGACTCCCACACCGGGTCGTCGAAGCGGCCGCGCAGCGCGGCGGCCGCCGCCGCGACGTCCAGCGCGAGCGTGCCGGCCTTGCCGGGGGCGGGCCGTCCGGCGTCGGCGGGGGCCGCGGTCAGCGGTTTCGGCGCGCCCTCTAGCGACGCCTCGCCGGCCGCGGTCAGGGCGCAGACGGTGTAGCCGCCCTCGACCGGAGAGATCATCACATCGGCCTTAGGCGCCCACGCGGGGTCGACCCCCGCGGCGGCGCAGAAGCAGCTCTCGGGCGACGGCGCCGTGGCGCAGCCGAGCGCCACCAGCAGCGTGCCGGCCCGCCGGGCTTCGAACGGCTCGTCGACGTAGTCCCAGCGCATGACCGCGTCGAGCGCGCGCACGCCCGCCACGTCGCACGGGTGCACGAGCAGCAGCACGGTCGGCGGCGCGTCCAGGGGCGCCTCGACGAGCTGCGGCGGGTTCGCCGCCAGGTCATACGCGAACAGCGTCTCGTGTCGCGGCAGCAGCCACTCGCGCGGGGAGACCGCCGTGCGGCCGTAGTCCCAGGCGACCTCGCCGGCGTCGCGGACCGGCGCCCAGACCGGTCCCGCGGGCGTGACGACGGGCGCGACGATCCGGCGCTCGCGCAGCAGGGCGCTCGTCCAGGTCTTGAGATCGTCGACGGTCCAACGCAGGTCCACGTCCGGCCTCCTCTACAGGATGAACGGCGCCTGGTCGTCCTGGCGCCCGAACAGCAACGGGGAGCGCT harbors:
- a CDS encoding efflux RND transporter periplasmic adaptor subunit, translated to MADGRGAASADLGKLRISDEERQGRRKPRRWPWFLLAAAVVIAVLVFVSRPATVTVATARSGGGGPAEQGGVVLTTNGYVEARHQASVAARATGRLAEVMVEEGDTVSA
- a CDS encoding FAD/NAD(P)-binding protein, with protein sequence MRLYTPHLMEIFETRQETPDVKTLKLRFVEPQMRESFSFLAGQFGLYSAFGEGESTFCIASPPTWKDHIECTFRAVGKVTEVLRRKEAGDVIGFRGPYGNHFPLEEYRGKDLLFVVGGIALPPLRCLIWNVLDRRDEFGAVRIVYGARSVADLVYKHELDDWAARSDVELVTTVDPGGETPDWKGGIGFVPTALEQYAPPSGNGLAFVCGPPIMIKFSMPVLDKLGFAPGQIVTTLENRMKCGVGKCGRCNIGGTYVCKEGPVFTARELEALPMGSDY
- a CDS encoding 4Fe-4S dicluster domain-containing protein; protein product: MDLRWTVDDLKTWTSALLRERRIVAPVVTPAGPVWAPVRDAGEVAWDYGRTAVSPREWLLPRHETLFAYDLAANPPQLVEAPLDAPPTVLLLVHPCDVAGVRALDAVMRWDYVDEPFEARRAGTLLVALGCATAPSPESCFCAAAGVDPAWAPKADVMISPVEGGYTVCALTAAGEASLEGAPKPLTAAPADAGRPAPGKAGTLALDVAAAAAALRGRFDDPVWESLSDACVGCGTCAYVCPSCHCFDVVDEGDWRRGERVRNWDACAFDHFTAHASGHNPRPRQSLRYRQRIYHKFVYYPEKFGHLLCTGCGRCVDACPAGMDLVEVLQVFEAAPAGQGGAR